Proteins from one Bacteroides zhangwenhongii genomic window:
- a CDS encoding FprA family A-type flavoprotein, whose amino-acid sequence MEHKTRIKGNVHYVGVNDRNKHRFEAMWPLPYGVSYNSYLIDDEMVALVDTVDICYFEVYLRKIKQVIGERPINYLIINHMEPDHSGSIRLIKQHYPEIIIVGNKQTFGMIEGFYGVTGEQYLVKDGDFLALGHHKLRFYMTPMVHWPETMMTFDETEGILFSGDGFGCFGTLDGGFLDTGMNVDRYWGEMVRYYSNIVGKYGSPVQKALQKLGGLPISAICSTHGPVWTENIAKVIGVYDRLSRYDADEGVVIVYGSMYGNTEQMAEAIAAELSAQGIKNIVMHNVTKSHPSYIIADIFRYKGLIIGSPTYSNQLFPEVDALLSKILLREVKGRYLGYFGSFTWAGAAVKRLAEFAEKSKFELVGDPVEMKQAMRDITYTQCENLARAMADRLKKDR is encoded by the coding sequence ATGGAACATAAAACAAGAATTAAAGGAAATGTCCACTATGTGGGAGTAAATGACCGTAACAAACACCGGTTTGAAGCGATGTGGCCATTGCCCTATGGAGTTTCATATAACTCTTATCTGATTGATGATGAAATGGTGGCATTGGTGGATACGGTAGATATCTGTTATTTTGAAGTCTACTTGCGTAAAATAAAGCAGGTGATTGGCGAACGTCCCATCAATTATTTGATTATAAATCACATGGAACCGGATCATTCCGGCTCTATCCGATTGATAAAGCAACATTACCCGGAAATTATTATTGTGGGTAATAAGCAGACCTTTGGTATGATTGAAGGCTTCTACGGAGTGACTGGCGAACAGTATCTGGTGAAGGATGGGGATTTCTTAGCTTTAGGACATCACAAACTGCGATTTTATATGACTCCGATGGTGCATTGGCCTGAAACGATGATGACCTTTGATGAAACGGAAGGAATTCTTTTCTCCGGTGACGGATTCGGCTGCTTTGGTACATTGGATGGCGGTTTTCTGGATACTGGCATGAATGTAGACAGATATTGGGGAGAAATGGTACGTTATTATTCAAATATTGTCGGTAAGTATGGAAGCCCTGTACAAAAGGCTTTGCAAAAACTGGGCGGACTTCCTATTTCTGCTATCTGCTCTACTCACGGACCCGTATGGACCGAGAATATTGCCAAAGTGATTGGTGTCTATGACAGACTGAGCCGTTATGATGCGGATGAAGGTGTGGTGATTGTGTACGGAAGTATGTATGGAAATACGGAACAAATGGCTGAGGCTATCGCTGCAGAGCTTTCGGCACAAGGAATCAAAAATATAGTCATGCACAATGTGACGAAGAGCCATCCTTCTTATATCATAGCAGATATTTTCCGTTATAAAGGATTAATCATCGGTTCGCCTACTTACAGCAATCAGCTATTCCCCGAAGTAGATGCGTTGCTTTCAAAGATTCTGTTGCGTGAGGTGAAAGGTCGCTATTTAGGTTACTTCGGTTCCTTTACATGGGCAGGTGCTGCTGTGAAACGCCTGGCTGAATTTGCTGAAAAGAGCAAATTCGAGTTAGTGGGCGATCCTGTGGAGATGAAGCAGGCGATGAGGGATATCACTTATACTCAGTGCGAAAATCTGGCACGAGCAATGGCGGACCGCTTGAAGAAAGACCGATAA
- a CDS encoding DUF5123 domain-containing protein: MKNFKYIITLGTFLSFSILGITSCVDGNDWDTVTANRLFGPKDKNFSITPDENIAQFEVTWKGVKDAKSYILEISISPLSDDIEMGTAEGSLVFGNGNDKITSSPYIIKELLPETSYYARIKAIGQGIESNWVYAEKTYKTVKEQLLYEPSEENGDITKNSIHISWMEGCKVTALRIYTTDKLYDETIQLDATAQKAAAYTFTDLTSLTDYTIELLNGEIKRGTIKVTTAMGDMIEVAVSKITSNSAKFTWDEAADSYTIIPGSEPTKDGAIPFTEGLSTTFTANNLKGSTLYTFSIIKNRTVIGYVNFTTEEEPYNYPENAIIINDAQKFISQLTEASGEVALELPTGTSIDVSDKGKISKNITSLTVFSRDANNPGKLISKGLSIEAGTVLSKLEFYNIECTESSPKTGYILNAGEKCTIQNITLEKCNIHDVRGVIRFQKLGEDAGLASTVDNINIRNCIIQNVNDYSVINTYDKDAPTSLYHTLTLGQIKIEKTTVNTVNSSFIRIMVTPNIVINQCTFHGLADKTVIDSNKIKEGTITISNTIVGKTDATKGYEGPTLTSNDTYTTSDCKFGSKNTWGTSIPISSTDLFVNAAEGDFTIQSSEYKAYGDPRWNK, translated from the coding sequence ATGAAGAACTTTAAATATATAATTACCTTAGGGACTTTCTTGTCCTTCTCAATTTTAGGCATTACCTCCTGCGTGGACGGTAATGATTGGGACACCGTCACAGCCAATCGTCTGTTTGGTCCTAAAGATAAAAATTTCAGCATAACTCCGGATGAGAATATTGCTCAGTTTGAAGTAACCTGGAAGGGTGTAAAAGACGCAAAATCTTATATTTTGGAAATCAGCATTTCTCCTTTATCGGATGACATAGAAATGGGAACAGCAGAAGGTAGTCTGGTATTTGGAAATGGAAATGACAAAATCACATCCAGCCCTTACATTATCAAAGAATTACTTCCGGAAACTAGTTATTATGCTCGTATTAAAGCAATAGGTCAAGGTATAGAGTCTAATTGGGTATATGCTGAAAAGACATATAAAACGGTCAAAGAACAATTGTTGTATGAACCCTCTGAAGAAAATGGTGACATTACAAAAAATTCGATTCATATCTCCTGGATGGAAGGATGCAAGGTTACGGCATTACGCATCTATACAACAGATAAGTTATATGATGAAACGATCCAATTAGATGCTACTGCACAAAAAGCGGCTGCTTATACTTTCACCGATTTAACGAGTCTGACAGATTATACCATTGAATTATTGAACGGTGAAATCAAAAGAGGAACAATAAAAGTAACTACCGCCATGGGAGATATGATAGAAGTAGCGGTAAGTAAGATAACTTCTAATTCCGCAAAATTCACATGGGATGAAGCAGCAGATTCATATACTATTATTCCCGGTAGTGAACCAACTAAAGATGGTGCTATTCCTTTCACAGAAGGACTATCGACCACTTTTACCGCGAATAATTTGAAAGGAAGTACCCTCTACACCTTCTCTATTATTAAAAATAGAACTGTTATCGGATACGTAAACTTCACAACAGAAGAAGAACCTTATAATTACCCGGAAAATGCCATTATAATCAATGATGCACAAAAATTTATCTCCCAACTCACAGAAGCTAGTGGAGAAGTTGCTTTGGAACTGCCTACTGGAACATCCATTGATGTCTCAGATAAAGGTAAAATTTCCAAAAACATAACCTCACTCACTGTTTTCAGTAGAGATGCCAATAATCCCGGAAAATTGATTTCTAAAGGCCTTAGTATAGAAGCAGGTACTGTGTTATCAAAATTAGAATTTTATAATATAGAATGTACTGAAAGTAGCCCTAAAACCGGTTATATTTTAAATGCTGGAGAAAAATGTACGATACAAAACATTACGTTGGAAAAGTGTAATATCCATGATGTACGTGGTGTGATACGTTTTCAAAAACTAGGAGAAGATGCAGGACTTGCCTCCACAGTGGACAATATCAATATAAGAAATTGTATTATACAAAACGTCAATGATTATAGTGTAATAAATACCTATGATAAAGATGCACCCACTAGCCTGTATCACACCCTTACCTTAGGACAAATTAAAATTGAAAAAACAACCGTCAATACTGTCAACAGTTCCTTTATACGTATTATGGTCACACCAAATATTGTTATTAACCAATGTACTTTCCATGGACTTGCAGATAAAACAGTTATTGATTCTAATAAAATAAAAGAAGGCACTATCACCATCAGTAATACAATTGTAGGAAAAACAGATGCAACCAAAGGCTATGAGGGTCCGACACTGACATCCAATGATACATACACTACCAGCGATTGTAAATTCGGCTCCAAAAACACATGGGGAACCTCCATACCTATTAGTTCTACAGACCTCTTTGTCAATGCGGCAGAAGGAGATTTCACTATCCAGTCTTCAGAATATAAAGCTTATGGAGATCCACGCTGGAATAAATAA
- a CDS encoding RagB/SusD family nutrient uptake outer membrane protein, whose protein sequence is MKFIYRTLFLTIGLISSTACSDFLDQDSPSEMSDKVVFDNEYYTQLALNKVYGGLTQDKTYSQFMPIVAGLNTDCELIDGLGSNATNSGHQRGCMNYNAAPGWGDLATIWDAMYGVIEDANLVVAGIDNSSLLAEGNEYRENMLRYKAEAKTLRAMLYLDLIRLFGDVPFKVETSQSDLSNAYLEKTDRDEIMDNLINDLEESIPNLPWAGSEQTTEHITRGYAHALLANIALTRAGWFIRETAKEGYKTAEENSDENYPTQRCDEETRVKMYELAEKHLSTIINSNKHALTATPAEYWLAMNIGELQTNTPENLFEIPMGINKSGELGYTVGFRVSGPTPDYGKKGNSTGTLKLTAPFFYSFDPQDTRRDLTCANTQLQTKNGYAEELLGNKPFEIYCGKWDYRKMAGNATWLAAVLAGDEKAKICSGINVVKMRYPQVLLMYAEVVSDLHTQNSYGTDLSGKACTISAYDALLQVHQRAFTNQAQAKQQLDQLIADKGFFEAIVQENAWELAGEGVRKFELIRWNLLSKKIDEFKKEYLAKVGTAAEGGWPEKVYFNYKKNSTKQYKEIDMTSITWDRTLSKDEQKAYEGNKDAFGKVNTTQTETNLKSISSGLNTPVCNRYLLPIASTTISTSNGKLHNSYGYSN, encoded by the coding sequence ATGAAATTTATATATAGAACTTTATTTCTGACTATCGGTTTAATTTCATCAACCGCATGCTCCGATTTTTTAGATCAGGACTCTCCTTCTGAGATGAGCGATAAAGTAGTATTCGACAATGAATATTACACACAATTAGCTTTAAACAAAGTGTATGGAGGTCTGACACAAGACAAGACATACTCTCAATTTATGCCTATTGTTGCCGGATTGAATACAGATTGTGAACTTATTGACGGTCTAGGCAGCAATGCTACAAACTCAGGTCACCAAAGGGGGTGTATGAATTATAACGCCGCACCTGGTTGGGGAGATTTAGCTACAATATGGGATGCAATGTATGGTGTTATAGAAGATGCAAACTTGGTTGTTGCCGGTATAGATAACAGTTCCTTGTTGGCAGAAGGAAATGAATACAGAGAAAACATGTTACGCTATAAGGCTGAAGCTAAAACTCTCAGAGCAATGCTTTATCTAGATCTGATACGTTTATTTGGTGATGTTCCATTCAAAGTGGAAACCTCACAATCCGACTTAAGCAACGCTTATCTGGAGAAAACAGACCGTGATGAGATCATGGATAACCTGATCAACGATTTGGAAGAATCGATACCTAACCTTCCATGGGCCGGCTCTGAACAGACAACAGAGCATATCACACGCGGCTACGCCCATGCTTTACTCGCCAATATAGCTCTTACACGTGCCGGTTGGTTCATACGCGAAACAGCTAAAGAGGGATATAAGACAGCCGAAGAAAACTCTGATGAAAATTATCCTACCCAACGTTGTGACGAAGAAACTCGTGTAAAAATGTACGAATTGGCAGAGAAACATTTATCTACCATTATCAATAGTAATAAGCATGCGTTAACAGCCACTCCGGCCGAGTATTGGCTAGCAATGAATATCGGAGAGTTACAAACCAATACCCCCGAAAACCTGTTCGAGATACCGATGGGAATAAACAAAAGCGGTGAATTAGGTTACACTGTAGGATTCCGTGTCAGCGGTCCTACTCCCGATTATGGAAAGAAAGGTAATTCTACCGGTACATTAAAACTCACAGCCCCTTTCTTTTATTCATTTGATCCACAGGATACCCGTCGTGATCTGACTTGTGCCAATACACAGTTACAAACAAAGAACGGATATGCAGAAGAATTATTAGGAAACAAACCTTTCGAAATATACTGTGGCAAATGGGACTATCGTAAGATGGCAGGAAATGCTACATGGCTGGCAGCAGTACTGGCTGGTGATGAGAAGGCTAAAATATGTTCAGGCATCAACGTAGTAAAGATGCGTTACCCACAAGTGCTCCTGATGTATGCTGAAGTAGTTTCGGACCTACATACCCAAAATAGTTACGGAACTGATTTATCAGGTAAAGCATGCACTATATCAGCTTATGACGCTTTATTGCAAGTACATCAAAGAGCTTTCACCAACCAAGCTCAGGCTAAACAACAATTGGATCAATTAATAGCTGATAAGGGATTCTTTGAAGCCATTGTACAAGAAAATGCTTGGGAACTAGCCGGAGAAGGAGTACGCAAATTCGAATTAATCCGTTGGAATCTGCTTAGCAAAAAAATAGATGAATTCAAAAAAGAATACTTAGCTAAAGTAGGAACAGCTGCCGAAGGCGGGTGGCCTGAAAAGGTTTATTTCAATTATAAGAAAAACAGTACGAAGCAATATAAGGAAATCGATATGACCTCCATCACATGGGATCGTACACTCAGTAAAGATGAGCAAAAAGCATATGAAGGTAATAAAGATGCTTTCGGTAAAGTGAATACCACTCAAACAGAGACTAATTTAAAATCTATCTCCAGTGGTCTGAACACACCTGTATGTAACCGTTATTTATTACCCATTGCTTCCACTACAATTTCCACCTCCAATGGTAAGCTGCACAACTCTTATGGTTATTCTAATTAA
- a CDS encoding L-threonylcarbamoyladenylate synthase, which yields MLLKLYDKNNNPQDLQRIIDILNDGGLIIYPTDTMYAIGCHGLKERAIERICRIKEIDPRKNNLSIICYDLSSISEYAKVDNNVFKLMKHNLPGPFTFILNGTNRLPKIFRNRKEVGIRMPDNHIIREIARLLDAPIMTTTLPHEENEDLEYMTDPELIDEKFGDIVDLVIDGGIGGIEPSTVVKCTENEPEIVRQGKGWLEEN from the coding sequence ATGCTTCTGAAGCTATATGATAAAAATAATAACCCGCAGGATTTACAACGAATCATTGATATCCTGAATGATGGCGGACTTATCATCTATCCCACCGACACGATGTATGCTATCGGTTGTCATGGTTTGAAAGAACGTGCGATAGAACGGATATGTCGTATTAAGGAGATAGATCCGCGCAAGAATAATTTGTCAATTATCTGCTATGACCTGAGCAGTATCAGCGAATATGCCAAAGTCGACAATAATGTATTTAAGCTTATGAAGCATAACCTTCCGGGACCATTCACCTTTATTCTGAACGGAACAAACCGGTTGCCTAAGATTTTCCGTAACCGAAAAGAAGTAGGTATCCGTATGCCGGACAATCATATTATCCGAGAGATAGCACGGCTGCTGGACGCTCCCATCATGACTACCACCCTGCCTCATGAGGAAAACGAGGACTTGGAGTATATGACCGATCCGGAACTTATAGACGAAAAGTTCGGAGATATCGTGGATCTTGTTATTGATGGAGGTATCGGAGGCATAGAGCCGTCAACTGTCGTAAAATGCACAGAAAACGAACCGGAAATCGTGCGTCAGGGAAAAGGCTGGCTGGAGGAGAATTGA
- a CDS encoding TIGR01212 family radical SAM protein (This family includes YhcC from E. coli K-12, an uncharacterized radical SAM protein.) — translation MSTPILYNDFPTFLRKYFSYKVQKISLNAGFTCPNRDGTKGWGGCTYCNNQTFNPDYCRTEKSITTQLQEGKYFFAHKYPEMKYLAYFQAYTNTYAELEGLKRKYEEALKVDGVVGLVIGTRPDCMPEGLLHYLEELNKHTFLMVEYGIESTCDKTLQRINRGHTYAETVEAVERTAACGILTGGHIILGLPGETRETMVEQAGILSQLPLSTLKIHQLQLIRGTRMAHEYAEAPNDFHLFTEVDEYIDLVIDYIEHLRPDMVVERFVSQSPKELLIAPDWGLKNYEFVARLQKRMKERGAYQGKKYKDSEKRIIFADDKFTT, via the coding sequence ATGTCCACACCTATATTATATAATGACTTTCCAACGTTTTTAAGGAAATACTTTTCTTATAAAGTACAGAAGATATCATTGAATGCCGGGTTCACGTGTCCTAACCGGGATGGAACGAAAGGGTGGGGAGGCTGTACATATTGTAACAATCAAACTTTTAATCCCGATTACTGTCGGACGGAGAAGTCCATTACTACTCAGTTGCAGGAAGGAAAATACTTTTTTGCACACAAATATCCGGAGATGAAGTATTTAGCCTATTTTCAAGCATACACAAATACGTATGCGGAGTTGGAGGGGCTAAAACGCAAATATGAAGAAGCTCTAAAGGTTGACGGTGTTGTAGGGCTAGTGATTGGAACCCGACCGGATTGTATGCCGGAAGGACTGTTGCATTATCTGGAAGAACTGAATAAACATACTTTCCTCATGGTAGAATATGGTATAGAAAGTACTTGTGATAAAACTTTGCAACGTATCAACCGTGGGCATACGTATGCGGAAACAGTGGAGGCTGTAGAACGAACGGCTGCCTGTGGTATTCTGACAGGTGGGCATATTATTCTTGGACTTCCGGGAGAAACGCGTGAAACGATGGTGGAGCAAGCCGGAATCCTTTCCCAATTGCCTCTATCTACCCTTAAAATTCATCAGTTACAGTTAATTCGGGGTACTCGAATGGCGCATGAGTACGCTGAAGCTCCGAACGATTTCCATCTGTTTACGGAAGTGGACGAATACATTGATCTGGTAATCGATTATATAGAACACCTCCGACCTGATATGGTGGTGGAACGTTTTGTTTCTCAATCTCCTAAAGAATTATTAATAGCACCGGATTGGGGATTGAAAAATTATGAATTTGTGGCACGTTTACAAAAAAGAATGAAAGAAAGAGGTGCTTATCAAGGCAAGAAGTATAAGGATTCGGAAAAAAGGATTATTTTTGCAGATGATAAGTTTACCACTTAA
- a CDS encoding SusC/RagA family TonB-linked outer membrane protein, which yields MRRMSNKVKNMRSLLLILFSAISLSVSAQTITVKGNVKDTNGEPIIGASVVEKGNTTNGTITDLDGNFSIKVDGKKTLVISYIGMKTQEIALQGRKSINVTMKDDSQALDEVVVIGYGTVNKRDLTGSVASVNSKDLTVVPVSSATEALTGKLAGVNITTTEGSPDADIKIRVRGGGSLSQDNSPLYIVDGFPVSSISDIAPSEIQSIDVLKDASSTAIYGARGANGVIIVTTKSGKEGKTQVDFNASFGIKKVAKLTKVLSPYDYVAYQTEFNTSDDFGNYSDMDLWKSAEGTDYQDEMFGRTGNQQQYNINVSGGSKQIKYSVSYAHNEEKSIMLGSGFNKDNVNAKINAELNKWMTLDFNARLTYSSINGLSGGADTNDTNAANSTVANAITYKPVDPLSSELEDEENNSSGATPLERLVATDKVRSTFNQNYNIGLNWKPFKNFTFRSEFGYGWKYDDTEQYWSTDAVSNSKYGYNGRPQAYLLRETTKNWRNANTLTYENKKLFNGRDRLNILIGHEVSSSQKKSIENVSVAFPTSMGFDDMRANMGAGTALANQSTIGAKENMLSFFGRVNYTMMDKYLLTVTMRSDGSSKFGKGNQWGIFPSAAFAWRVSDEAFMNNTKEWLSSLKLRLSFGSAGNNRIKSGLLATTFSLSDNTARAPFFNETIATMLERGTNLYNPDLKWETTLTRNFGIDYGFWNNRISGTIDLYWNTTKDLLMQTEIPSSTGYKYQYQNFGKTSNKGVEFTINTVLIDTKKFGLNFNLNLAYNRSHIDELNTDSPWQDYKWVGSNISQYENFRVEEGGRLGEIWGYRANGFYTVYDPKTNPSGELVWQSGGWTTREGLKDNSATVTGGAYYPGGLKLKCDENGDPIKERLGNTIAPVTGGFGLNGHVGNFDFNLFFNYSVGNVIVNGTKLLSSFRTGSKNGYNLNNDFALVNRYTWIDPATGLNLSSETTAVKEAYGDMMTAGLRLNELNRNAQIYHPGSVTTIRLYDYAVEDASFLRVNNITIGYTLPKSWVKKVFLENVRVYLTGYNLYCWTNYSGSDPEVDTMSKKNAMNPGIDYAAYPKSRTFVGGINVTF from the coding sequence ATGCGAAGAATGTCTAACAAAGTGAAAAACATGCGCTCCTTATTGCTAATACTATTTTCAGCAATATCGCTCAGCGTATCTGCGCAAACGATTACCGTAAAAGGTAATGTGAAAGACACAAACGGAGAACCAATTATCGGAGCATCCGTTGTAGAAAAAGGTAATACGACCAACGGTACGATTACAGATTTGGATGGTAACTTTTCGATTAAAGTGGATGGTAAAAAGACACTAGTGATTTCATACATAGGTATGAAAACACAAGAAATCGCCCTTCAAGGCAGAAAATCCATCAATGTAACAATGAAAGATGACTCACAAGCTTTGGATGAAGTTGTAGTTATCGGTTATGGAACGGTAAATAAAAGAGACTTAACAGGGTCCGTAGCTTCTGTCAACTCCAAAGATTTAACTGTAGTTCCTGTATCAAGCGCAACCGAAGCCCTTACAGGAAAGCTTGCCGGTGTTAATATTACGACTACAGAAGGTTCTCCCGATGCAGACATAAAAATCCGGGTACGTGGAGGTGGTTCTCTATCACAGGACAATTCACCTCTTTATATAGTCGATGGATTTCCGGTTTCAAGTATAAGCGATATTGCACCATCAGAGATCCAAAGTATTGATGTATTAAAAGATGCATCCTCTACGGCTATTTATGGTGCACGTGGTGCAAATGGTGTAATTATTGTCACAACTAAAAGCGGCAAAGAAGGTAAAACACAGGTGGACTTCAATGCATCTTTTGGTATAAAAAAGGTTGCAAAATTAACCAAAGTATTAAGTCCTTATGATTACGTTGCTTACCAGACAGAATTCAACACATCGGATGATTTTGGTAATTATTCGGATATGGATCTCTGGAAATCCGCAGAAGGAACAGATTATCAAGACGAGATGTTCGGACGTACAGGTAACCAGCAACAATACAATATAAACGTAAGTGGTGGCAGCAAACAGATTAAATATAGCGTCAGTTATGCTCATAATGAAGAAAAAAGTATCATGCTCGGTTCCGGATTCAATAAAGATAATGTAAATGCCAAAATCAATGCAGAATTGAATAAATGGATGACTTTAGACTTCAACGCCCGTCTGACTTATTCTTCAATCAACGGTCTGAGTGGTGGTGCAGACACAAATGATACCAATGCTGCCAACTCAACAGTAGCCAATGCTATCACATACAAGCCTGTCGATCCGCTGAGCAGTGAATTAGAAGATGAAGAAAATAATTCTTCCGGCGCTACCCCATTGGAACGTTTGGTAGCAACAGATAAAGTCCGCTCCACTTTCAACCAAAACTACAATATCGGATTAAATTGGAAGCCTTTTAAAAATTTCACTTTCCGTTCTGAATTCGGTTACGGATGGAAATACGACGATACCGAACAATATTGGAGTACAGATGCCGTATCCAACTCTAAATATGGTTATAACGGACGCCCACAGGCTTATTTATTAAGAGAAACAACCAAAAATTGGCGTAATGCCAACACACTGACTTATGAAAACAAAAAACTGTTTAACGGTCGTGACAGATTAAATATTCTCATTGGTCATGAAGTAAGCAGCAGCCAAAAAAAATCTATCGAAAATGTATCCGTTGCTTTTCCTACTTCAATGGGATTCGACGATATGAGAGCCAATATGGGAGCCGGAACAGCACTAGCCAACCAATCTACTATTGGCGCCAAAGAAAATATGCTATCTTTCTTCGGACGTGTCAACTACACTATGATGGACAAATATTTGTTAACTGTTACAATGCGTAGTGATGGTTCCAGCAAATTCGGAAAAGGTAACCAATGGGGCATATTCCCTTCCGCAGCATTCGCATGGCGAGTTTCTGACGAAGCTTTCATGAACAACACAAAAGAATGGTTGTCTTCTCTGAAATTACGTCTAAGCTTTGGTTCTGCCGGTAATAACCGTATCAAATCCGGCTTACTGGCTACTACATTCTCCTTATCTGACAATACAGCACGTGCACCATTTTTCAATGAAACAATTGCTACCATGCTGGAACGCGGTACTAACCTATATAACCCCGACTTAAAATGGGAAACAACCCTGACGCGTAACTTCGGTATCGATTATGGATTTTGGAACAACCGTATTTCAGGTACTATCGACCTCTATTGGAATACAACCAAAGATTTGCTTATGCAAACGGAAATACCGTCTAGCACAGGTTACAAATATCAATACCAGAACTTCGGTAAAACATCTAATAAAGGTGTCGAATTCACTATTAACACAGTATTGATCGACACAAAAAAATTCGGTCTGAATTTTAATTTGAATCTAGCATATAATCGCAGTCATATTGATGAGTTAAATACAGACAGCCCATGGCAAGACTACAAATGGGTAGGCAGCAATATTTCCCAATATGAAAACTTCCGGGTAGAAGAAGGAGGACGTTTAGGTGAGATTTGGGGATATAGAGCCAATGGTTTCTACACCGTATATGACCCCAAAACAAATCCAAGCGGAGAATTGGTGTGGCAAAGCGGTGGGTGGACCACACGTGAAGGACTCAAAGACAACAGTGCTACCGTCACAGGAGGTGCCTATTATCCGGGAGGACTCAAATTAAAATGTGATGAGAATGGTGATCCTATCAAAGAGCGTTTGGGCAATACAATTGCTCCTGTCACCGGTGGTTTTGGTTTGAACGGTCATGTCGGCAACTTTGATTTCAATTTATTCTTCAATTACTCAGTGGGTAACGTTATCGTCAACGGAACAAAATTGCTTTCCTCTTTCCGTACAGGCTCAAAGAACGGCTATAACCTGAATAATGATTTCGCATTAGTCAATCGTTATACATGGATCGACCCTGCCACAGGTCTGAATCTGTCTTCTGAAACCACTGCGGTCAAAGAAGCTTATGGTGATATGATGACCGCAGGTTTACGATTGAATGAGTTAAACCGGAATGCCCAAATCTACCATCCGGGATCAGTTACTACGATTCGCTTATATGATTACGCTGTAGAAGATGCCTCGTTCTTACGTGTCAACAACATAACAATCGGCTATACCCTTCCTAAATCCTGGGTAAAGAAAGTGTTCTTAGAAAACGTAAGAGTTTACTTGACAGGATATAACCTGTACTGCTGGACCAACTATAGCGGTTCCGACCCGGAAGTCGATACAATGAGTAAGAAGAATGCCATGAATCCAGGTATTGATTATGCCGCATATCCTAAAAGCCGTACATTCGTAGGTGGTATTAACGTAACTTTCTAA
- the nagB gene encoding glucosamine-6-phosphate deaminase: MRLIIQPDYQSVSQWAAHYVAAKIKAANPTPEKPFVLGCPTGSSPLGMYKALIDLNKKGIVSFQNVVTFNMDEYVGLPKEHPESYYSFMWNNFFSHIDIKPENTNILNGNAPDLDAECARYEEKIKSYGGIDLFMGGIGPDGHIAFNEPGSSLTSRTRQKTLTMDTIIANSRFFDNDINKVPKTSLTVGVGTVLSAKEVMIIVNGHNKARALYHAVEGAITQMWTISALQMHEKGIIVCDDAATVELKVGTYRYFKDIESAHLDPESLIK, from the coding sequence ATGAGATTAATTATTCAACCGGACTATCAGTCTGTGTCTCAGTGGGCTGCACATTATGTTGCTGCAAAAATAAAAGCTGCTAATCCAACTCCTGAAAAACCATTTGTATTAGGATGTCCTACCGGTTCTTCCCCACTTGGAATGTATAAGGCTTTGATCGACCTGAATAAGAAGGGCATTGTTTCTTTCCAGAATGTCGTAACGTTCAATATGGATGAGTATGTAGGTTTACCGAAGGAACATCCGGAAAGCTACTATTCTTTTATGTGGAATAACTTCTTCAGCCATATTGACATTAAACCGGAGAATACAAATATTTTGAACGGTAACGCTCCTGATTTGGATGCGGAATGTGCACGTTATGAAGAGAAGATTAAATCATACGGTGGCATAGACCTGTTTATGGGTGGTATCGGTCCTGACGGGCATATTGCTTTCAACGAACCGGGATCCTCGCTGACTTCACGCACTCGTCAGAAAACATTGACAATGGATACAATTATCGCTAACTCCCGTTTCTTTGACAATGATATCAATAAAGTGCCTAAGACTTCATTGACAGTGGGAGTCGGTACTGTGCTTTCCGCAAAGGAAGTGATGATTATCGTTAATGGCCATAACAAGGCACGTGCTTTGTATCATGCGGTAGAAGGAGCTATCACTCAGATGTGGACTATCAGTGCTCTGCAGATGCACGAAAAGGGTATCATCGTGTGTGACGATGCTGCTACGGTAGAACTGAAAGTAGGTACCTATCGTTACTTTAAAGACATTGAATCCGCTCATCTGGATCCGGAGTCTTTGATTAAGTAA